In bacterium, the DNA window ATAACGATCAAGAAATTGTGGACGATAAACTTAAAACCGAACTCGGTTTTTTTGATGCCATTTTAGGTTATAGCGAAGGGTTTTTAAAGGGTGAAGATCACTTCAACTGGATTTGTAATTATTTTAATTGCAGCATTAACGATATTTTATTTGTGGGTGATTCGCTTCACGATGGCCAGATGGCCGATGAAAGTAATGTTACCTTTATTGCGCGTTCCGGTACTTTTGAAAAAGAAGCTTTTGTCCGTCAGGGTATTGCTGCAACCATTATCAATCATTTAGGAGAGCTGGTGGACTTAAAGGATATGGACTCTGCCGTTACCCCACCGCTTTATACACCTCATGCAAGTGGTTCTCTTAGCCGCCGGGCAGGGTATTCGTCTTAAAGAAATTCACGATAACCTTCCTAAAACTCTCATCCCTCTGGGCGATTTGGCCCT includes these proteins:
- a CDS encoding HAD-IA family hydrolase, which codes for MSFLNKNQVIVFDFDGTLLNSMGDFGDMAASSMQKVFSCDYEWAKKRYKETSGLPFPFQLEQIYPGDSRNAEANRLFVEKKMAFYRDAPYFSDVWPALLELKKRGHHLVISSNNDQEIVDDKLKTELGFFDAILGYSEGFLKGEDHFNWICNYFNCSINDILFVGDSLHDGQMADESNVTFIARSGTFEKEAFVRQGIAATIINHLGELVDLKDMDSAVTPPLYTPHASGSLSRRAGYSS